A stretch of DNA from Methanoplanus endosymbiosus:
CGGGCAAATCCTTCTATTGATGAACCATCAAAGGATATTCCCTGTGTGAGTGCTTTTTCGGCCTGCATGGCAGGTATCGCGACATTTTTTATCTGGCCCTGGATGTCTGAAAACTGAAGTCTGATGAATTTGACTTTGTCTTTCTCTATCTTTTCCAGCATTCTGGATATTTCTGACATGATTATTACTTGAAAAAAGGTGTATTTATATTTTTCCCGACTTTCAATTTAGCCCGGATATGATCTATATAGATCTAAATATTGATTGTTATTGGCGTATGGCCTGCTTATTTGTCATTCTGAGTTCATTACGTAATAATTTATGGATGTTTCGCATATTACTCCGGAGTATTCGCTCACTCTTTTAAAGTTTTCAACTATGTATGCAAACGGAACAATTCCCGGTTTGTTTGTATCGAAGAAATCATAGGATATTTTATTACATTTCTTTTTGAATTCTTCTATCTCTGCCAGTGTATTATTTGTGAGGTTTATATCTTCGTTAATGAAGGATTTTACGGATGAATTGAGGAGATTTATGGATTCATATGATAATCGGGTAAGGGTGTCCATCATTTTTCTTTCAACGGGGGTGTAAAGGAGTGATTTTATGTTTTCCGCGATATGAACTATCTGATCGCCCACTCTTTCGAGCACTCTTGATATCTGGAGATAGTGGATGGCATTGTCCACATTTATTCCCATTTCCCTTGACAGTGAGACATTTTTTAATAGGAGGTTGTACTGCCTTGAGATCAGCCAGTACATTCTGTTTATATCTCTGTCTCTCAGTATTATGTCATCAGTAAGCTCGCTGTCGCGGGTTTTTAATGCAAAGATGGAATCTTTTGTCATTCCTTCAATGATGACAGTCATTCTTGAAATTACGTTTTCAAACGGCATTTCTCCCGGATTCAGGAGATCCTTTATCACAATCGTCTTTTCAGTCTCTTCTGAGACCTCCTGGCCGATTGAGATCTGGATGAACATTCTGACAACTCTGTGGGCAAAAGAGGGAAGTCTTGTCTGTGATTTTATTTTTATCCGGTTATATCCTGTGACGTAAGCTCCTATGAGTAGTCTGTACAGTACATCCGGATCTTTTATTTCCTTCATATCGAACTCTTTTTCTCTCTCTGCTGCTTTGCCCGATATTTTTGGAGTTATTGTGAGGGTGCCGTCCGGCTGAACAATGAGTCCGAGGGGATCATTTTTTTTAATGTCTGATTTCCTGATCCAGTCTTTTGGCAGGGAGACTATATACGAAGATCCGCCGGTTATCTGAACTTTTCTTATTTCCATGCCTGTTTCACCGTTTTATTGTAGATACGGGTTTTTTAGAATTCTGAAATTCCTGTTATTTTCCGGATTTATTTTTCTGAAACCCTGATCTGTTTCAATCTATATATTATTTTAAAATAGTATATAATCTTCTGGTTTGGCCTCTTTTTTTCACTCACCTGTCTCTGTTAATGATTGTTTTTTTGGGTGCGGGTTTTCTGCTCCACACAGGATTTTTATGGGCTGCCGCAGATGTGAGCGGTATATTCTGATGGTATGCTGCATTTCGGGGCAGGTGTTGATGCTTATGCTGATGCTGTGAAGACTAAGGCTGAGTGTTATGCAGCTAAATGCTAAGGGCTGGTGTGGGTGCTTCTGCTGCGAAATATTCCGGTTTGTGCAGGTGAAAAATTATGAATGATCTGAAAAAAGTGTTCCTTCCGGAAAAATTATGTTCCGGACATTATGTGTGTGGTGTGGAGTGGAGTAGTGTGGAGTGGAGTAGTGTGGAGTGGAGTAGTGTGGAGTGGAGTAGTGTGGAGTGGAGTAGTGTGGTCTGGTGCGTGAATTTGTGGCAGTAGTGGAGATGCAGAGGCAGGTTTGTATATGGGTGTGTTGATTGGCAGGAATGTTGCTATATGTGATGCTATGTGGTGGTGTGCGGGAATGTTGCTATATGTGATGTTATGTGGTGGTGTGCGGGAATGTTGCTATATGTGATGCTATGTGGTGGTGTGCGGGAATGTGCCGTTTGTTCTGAAAATAGATTTTGTGGTTATTTATTGATTATATCATTGTATATCTCTGCGAATGGTGAGTATTTTCTGAAAAAGTCATGCAGAAATACTGAAAATTCCTCACTGTAACAGTCTTCTCCTGAAAATACATTATATCCTTTATTCATTGATTTTCTGACATGCCTGCCAAGTCCTGACTGGAGAACTTCGGGTGAATTCAGTATCTCTTTGGAATTTTTGTATTTTCTCTCAATCTCAACGTAATATCTTGCATTTTCTATG
This window harbors:
- a CDS encoding phosphate signaling complex PhoU family protein; protein product: MEIRKVQITGGSSYIVSLPKDWIRKSDIKKNDPLGLIVQPDGTLTITPKISGKAAEREKEFDMKEIKDPDVLYRLLIGAYVTGYNRIKIKSQTRLPSFAHRVVRMFIQISIGQEVSEETEKTIVIKDLLNPGEMPFENVISRMTVIIEGMTKDSIFALKTRDSELTDDIILRDRDINRMYWLISRQYNLLLKNVSLSREMGINVDNAIHYLQISRVLERVGDQIVHIAENIKSLLYTPVERKMMDTLTRLSYESINLLNSSVKSFINEDINLTNNTLAEIEEFKKKCNKISYDFFDTNKPGIVPFAYIVENFKRVSEYSGVICETSINYYVMNSE